From Serinicoccus profundi, the proteins below share one genomic window:
- a CDS encoding MerR family transcriptional regulator codes for MTDVRGPLVHIGDVAERTGLSHRTIRYYEEMGLVEPTDRTEGGFRLYDDAAVERLLLIKPMKPLGFSIEQIRDLLGAFDTLADPASGDRDRAAAHTLVHQTHAIAEGRIAELKASTARAEAFTRRLGQVWHAPAPPAPATPHRTKETR; via the coding sequence GTGACCGACGTGAGGGGGCCTCTCGTGCACATCGGCGACGTCGCCGAGCGCACCGGCCTCTCGCACCGGACCATCCGCTACTACGAGGAGATGGGGCTGGTCGAGCCGACCGACCGGACCGAGGGCGGCTTCCGGCTCTACGACGACGCCGCGGTCGAGCGGCTCCTGCTCATCAAGCCCATGAAGCCGCTGGGCTTCTCCATCGAGCAGATCCGCGACCTGCTCGGCGCCTTCGACACCCTCGCCGACCCCGCCAGCGGCGACCGGGACCGTGCCGCAGCGCATACCCTGGTGCACCAGACCCACGCCATCGCCGAGGGACGCATCGCTGAGCTCAAGGCCTCGACGGCCCGAGCGGAGGCGTTCACCCGTAGGCTCGGGCAGGTATGGCACGCTCCGGCGCCGCCCGCCCCAGCCACACCCCACCGAACCAAGGAGACCCGTTGA
- a CDS encoding peptide chain release factor 3, with protein MSSPLASSDVPALASRRRTFAVISHPDAGKSTLTEALALHAQAIAQAGAVHGKGARRGTVSDWLEMEQARGISITSAVLQLTVDDVVLNLLDTPGHADFSEDTYRVLSAVDCAVMLLDAAKGLEPQTLKLFEACRVRRTPVITVINKWDRPGQEPLALLDEIQQRLGVTPTPLNWPVGIAGDFRGVVDAATGGMTQFTRTPGGATVAGREELDAGEAARRHGQDWHAATEELELLTASGQVHDQEEFLAARTTPVLFTAAVINFGVAELLEAVTRLAPPPGPWSDVQGVAQPVDGPLSGFVFKVQTGMDRSHRDRIAFMRVCSGRFERGMVLTHAGTGRPFQTKYAQSVFGRERETIDEAYPGDVVGLVNAHALHVGDTLHEGRAVHYPPLPRFAPEHFAVVRARETGRSKQFRRGIDMLDQEGVVQVLVSDRRGAQAPVLAAVGPMQFEVATHRLEHEFGAQAVLEPLGYGIARRTTPSAMPVVDGKHGAEVLRRTDGTLVALFTDRWRMGTVESELPRGSLLPMFGADGMDAS; from the coding sequence ATGTCGTCCCCCCTCGCCTCGAGCGATGTTCCGGCGCTGGCCTCCCGCCGCCGCACCTTCGCCGTCATCTCCCACCCCGACGCCGGGAAGTCGACGCTCACCGAGGCGCTGGCGCTGCACGCGCAGGCCATCGCCCAGGCCGGAGCCGTGCACGGCAAGGGCGCACGCCGCGGCACGGTCTCCGACTGGCTCGAGATGGAGCAGGCGCGGGGCATCTCCATCACCTCCGCGGTGCTGCAGCTCACCGTCGACGACGTGGTCCTCAACCTGCTGGACACCCCCGGTCACGCCGACTTCTCCGAGGACACCTACCGGGTGCTCTCGGCGGTCGACTGCGCCGTCATGCTGCTGGATGCCGCCAAGGGGCTGGAGCCGCAGACGCTCAAGCTCTTCGAGGCGTGCCGGGTGCGGCGCACCCCGGTCATCACCGTCATCAACAAGTGGGACCGCCCCGGCCAGGAGCCGCTCGCGCTGCTCGACGAGATCCAGCAGCGCCTCGGCGTCACCCCGACCCCGCTGAACTGGCCCGTCGGCATCGCCGGCGACTTCCGCGGCGTGGTCGACGCCGCCACCGGTGGCATGACGCAGTTCACCCGCACCCCCGGTGGAGCGACGGTCGCCGGGCGCGAGGAGCTGGACGCAGGCGAGGCCGCGCGCCGCCACGGCCAGGACTGGCACGCGGCCACCGAGGAGCTGGAGCTGCTCACCGCCTCCGGTCAGGTCCACGACCAGGAGGAGTTCCTCGCCGCCCGGACCACCCCGGTCCTGTTCACCGCCGCCGTCATCAACTTCGGCGTGGCCGAGCTGCTGGAGGCGGTCACCCGCCTGGCGCCCCCGCCCGGGCCGTGGTCCGACGTGCAGGGCGTCGCCCAGCCGGTCGACGGGCCGTTGTCCGGCTTCGTCTTCAAGGTCCAGACCGGCATGGACCGCTCCCACCGGGACCGGATCGCCTTCATGCGCGTGTGCTCCGGCCGTTTCGAGCGAGGGATGGTGCTCACGCACGCCGGCACCGGGCGACCGTTCCAGACGAAGTATGCCCAGTCCGTCTTCGGCCGCGAGCGCGAGACGATCGACGAGGCCTACCCCGGCGACGTCGTCGGCCTGGTCAACGCCCATGCGCTGCACGTCGGTGACACCCTGCACGAGGGCAGGGCCGTGCACTACCCGCCGCTGCCGCGGTTCGCGCCCGAGCACTTCGCTGTCGTGCGGGCCCGGGAGACCGGGCGCTCCAAGCAGTTCCGGCGCGGGATCGACATGCTCGACCAGGAGGGCGTGGTGCAGGTGCTCGTCAGCGACCGCCGGGGCGCCCAGGCTCCCGTGCTCGCGGCCGTGGGACCCATGCAGTTCGAGGTCGCCACCCACCGGCTCGAGCACGAGTTCGGGGCGCAGGCGGTGCTCGAGCCGCTCGGCTACGGCATCGCCCGCCGGACCACCCCGAGCGCCATGCCCGTGGTGGACGGCAAGCACGGGGCTGAGGTGCTGCGCCGCACGGACGGCACCCTGGTCGCGCTCTTCACCGACCGGTGGCGCATGGGAACGGTGGAGTCAGAGCTGCCCAGGGGTAGCCTGCTGCCCATGTTCGGAGCCGACGGCATGGATGCCTCGTGA
- a CDS encoding SulP family inorganic anion transporter translates to MTEPTTAPASGGRQTPAVPEAGERETSTRAALRHPRRLRTEVLAGLVVALALIPEAISFSIIAGVDPRVGLFSSFVMAVTMAFVGGRPAMITAATGAVALVIAPVAREYGLDYFLATVLLAGVLQIVLAVLGVAKLMRFIPRMVMVGFVNALAILIFMAQIPYLIDVPWLVYPMVGLGLLIMVGLPRLTTVVPAPLVAIVAITALAWAAGWQLPDVSDQGELPTSLPELLVPDVPLTLETLRIIAPYALAMALVGLLESLMTAKLVDGVTDTHSDKTRESWGLGVANLASGFFGGMGGCAMIGQTMINVKVAGARTRISTFLAGVFLLALVVGAGPAVGMIPMAALVAVMIMVSVATFDWHSVRPATLRRMPHSENLVMILTVVVTVVTHNLAYGVIVGVNAAIILFARRVAHFASVDRVAEADVDGDGTPDVRTYAVSGELFFATSNDLVYQFDYAGDPARVVIDLSDSHIWDASTVAALDAVQTKYARLGKEVTIVGLNTSSAARHGQLTGQLGEGH, encoded by the coding sequence ATGACCGAGCCGACCACCGCCCCGGCGTCCGGGGGACGCCAGACCCCCGCCGTGCCCGAGGCCGGTGAGCGCGAGACCTCGACGCGCGCCGCACTGCGCCACCCGCGCCGCCTGCGCACCGAGGTCCTCGCCGGCCTCGTCGTCGCGCTCGCCCTCATCCCCGAGGCGATCTCCTTCTCCATCATCGCCGGGGTCGACCCGAGGGTGGGGCTCTTCTCCAGCTTCGTCATGGCCGTGACGATGGCCTTCGTCGGCGGCCGGCCCGCGATGATCACCGCCGCGACCGGCGCCGTGGCCCTGGTCATCGCCCCGGTGGCCAGGGAGTACGGCCTCGACTACTTCCTCGCGACCGTGCTGCTGGCCGGGGTGCTGCAGATCGTGTTGGCGGTCCTCGGGGTCGCCAAGCTCATGCGCTTCATCCCCCGGATGGTCATGGTGGGCTTCGTCAACGCCCTGGCGATCCTCATCTTCATGGCGCAGATCCCCTACCTCATCGACGTGCCGTGGCTCGTCTACCCGATGGTCGGGCTCGGCCTGCTCATCATGGTCGGGCTCCCGCGGCTGACGACGGTGGTGCCGGCCCCGCTCGTCGCGATCGTCGCCATCACCGCGCTGGCGTGGGCGGCCGGGTGGCAGCTGCCGGACGTCTCCGACCAGGGGGAGCTGCCCACCTCCCTGCCCGAGCTCCTCGTCCCGGACGTGCCGCTGACGCTGGAGACCCTGCGGATCATCGCCCCCTACGCCCTCGCCATGGCGCTCGTCGGCCTCCTGGAGTCCCTCATGACCGCCAAGCTGGTCGACGGGGTCACCGACACCCACTCCGACAAGACCCGCGAGAGCTGGGGCCTGGGCGTCGCCAACCTCGCCTCGGGGTTCTTCGGCGGCATGGGCGGCTGCGCGATGATCGGTCAGACGATGATCAACGTCAAGGTCGCCGGGGCGCGGACCAGGATCTCGACCTTCCTCGCCGGCGTCTTCCTGCTCGCGCTCGTGGTCGGTGCCGGCCCGGCCGTGGGCATGATCCCCATGGCCGCCCTCGTCGCGGTGATGATCATGGTCTCGGTCGCGACCTTCGACTGGCACAGCGTCCGGCCCGCCACGCTGCGCCGGATGCCGCACAGCGAGAACCTCGTCATGATCCTCACCGTCGTCGTGACGGTCGTCACGCACAACCTCGCGTATGGCGTCATCGTCGGGGTCAACGCGGCGATCATCCTCTTCGCCCGCCGGGTCGCCCACTTCGCCTCGGTCGACCGCGTCGCCGAGGCCGATGTCGACGGCGACGGGACCCCAGACGTGCGCACCTACGCGGTCTCCGGTGAGCTGTTCTTCGCCACGAGCAACGACCTCGTCTACCAGTTCGACTACGCGGGCGACCCGGCCCGGGTGGTGATCGACCTCTCCGACAGCCACATCTGGGACGCCTCCACCGTCGCCGCCCTCGACGCCGTGCAGACGAAGTACGCCCGCCTCGGCAAGGAGGTCACGATCGTCGGTCTCAACACGTCCTCCGCGGCCCGGCACGGGCAGCTGACCGGGCAGCTCGGCGAGGGTCACTGA
- a CDS encoding ATP-binding protein, with product MDDDVRGFLRSFRSLAEAAHRSTVDEGGEPLGERITAYLGTTAAQVAVVTEEVAGHRFADWDVALAEIAGRDPEAEEIGVGGGDLRHHLSLADLISGSHGMPSVGQVDYVSVAVGPHEHRRAMGVGLRLFRHGGVPVVVLQRRGNPQYGRNRATFEVLCVDDMARDAVLEELRVLSLERSVLRGKVISFESSGYGPESEGVTFFPRPDVDEGEVILPPGSLARITGHVSGIAEHAATLRRYGQHLKRGLLLFGPPGTGKTHTVRHLIGRNPEHTVVLLAGDSLRFISLAASLARALQPAVVVLEDCDLVAEDRGMGDVARPLLFEVLDAMDGLDADADVTFLLTTNRAEALERALVQRPGRVDLAVEIPLPDEAGRRRLLDLYAAQLPLAEQTRAEVARRTEGTTASFVKELVRRAVLAAALADQEPQDRHLLEALDGLLASQDELTRVLLGHGRADDSPGADFPDGGASADALDLMVEDDPLSEERQGRVGPP from the coding sequence ATGGACGACGACGTCAGGGGATTCCTCCGTTCCTTCCGCTCGCTGGCGGAGGCGGCGCACCGCAGCACGGTGGACGAGGGCGGGGAGCCGCTCGGGGAGCGGATCACGGCATACCTCGGCACGACCGCGGCGCAGGTGGCGGTCGTCACCGAGGAGGTGGCCGGGCACCGCTTCGCCGACTGGGACGTCGCGCTGGCCGAGATCGCGGGCCGCGATCCCGAGGCGGAGGAGATCGGGGTCGGGGGCGGCGACCTGCGTCACCACCTCTCGCTCGCCGACCTCATCAGCGGCTCGCACGGTATGCCCTCGGTCGGTCAGGTCGACTACGTCTCGGTCGCTGTCGGACCGCACGAGCACCGGCGCGCGATGGGGGTGGGGCTCCGGCTGTTCCGTCACGGCGGGGTGCCCGTGGTGGTGCTGCAGCGCCGGGGCAACCCGCAGTACGGCCGCAACAGGGCGACCTTCGAGGTGCTGTGCGTCGACGACATGGCCCGCGACGCGGTGCTGGAGGAGCTGCGCGTCCTCTCCCTCGAGCGCAGCGTGCTGCGCGGCAAGGTCATCAGCTTCGAGTCCTCCGGATATGGCCCGGAGTCCGAGGGCGTCACCTTCTTCCCGCGACCGGACGTCGACGAGGGGGAGGTCATCCTGCCGCCGGGCTCGCTCGCCCGGATCACCGGGCACGTCAGCGGCATCGCCGAGCACGCCGCCACGCTGCGCCGCTACGGCCAGCACCTCAAGCGCGGGCTGCTCCTCTTCGGGCCCCCGGGCACGGGCAAGACGCACACCGTGCGGCACCTCATCGGGCGCAACCCCGAGCACACCGTGGTCCTGCTCGCGGGCGACTCGCTGCGCTTCATCTCCCTCGCCGCATCGCTCGCCCGGGCGTTGCAGCCGGCCGTCGTGGTGCTGGAGGACTGCGACCTCGTGGCGGAGGACCGCGGAATGGGTGACGTGGCCCGGCCCCTGCTCTTCGAGGTGCTGGACGCCATGGACGGGCTGGACGCCGACGCCGACGTGACCTTCCTGCTCACGACCAACCGTGCCGAGGCCCTGGAGCGGGCCCTCGTGCAACGCCCCGGCCGCGTCGACCTGGCGGTGGAGATCCCGCTGCCGGACGAGGCGGGGCGCCGCCGCCTCCTCGATCTCTACGCCGCCCAGCTCCCGCTGGCCGAGCAGACCCGGGCCGAGGTCGCCCGCCGCACCGAGGGCACGACCGCCTCCTTCGTCAAGGAGCTGGTGCGCCGCGCGGTGCTGGCGGCTGCCCTCGCCGACCAGGAGCCGCAGGACCGCCACCTCCTTGAGGCCCTCGACGGGCTGCTGGCCAGCCAGGACGAGCTCACCCGGGTGCTCCTGGGCCACGGCCGAGCAGACGACTCACCGGGAGCGGACTTCCCTGACGGCGGGGCGTCGGCGGACGCCCTCGACCTGATGGTCGAGGACGATCCCCTCAGCGAAGAACGCCAGGGCCGGGTCGGGCCGCCGTGA
- a CDS encoding metallophosphoesterase: protein MSGRAVGGDLARAVATTLGLGAGVAAYATWVEPRWFALREQTVPCLPVGSRDLRVLHLSDLHLVPRQTRKRDWVRGLADLQPDLVIHTGDHLAAMDAVPAALETYGALLDRPGAFVLGSNDYYPPTRKNPLRYVNDSHRKGADLTPLRLPTQDLVDGLTARGWADLTHRRVRLPVGGLDLELVGTDDAHLGLDDYARVSAPADPEADLTIGVTHAPYRRVLDPMAADGAGLLIAGHTHGGQLRVPGYGALVTNCDLDTSRASGLSRWWPGAGATPSDAAPADAAWLHVSAGLGGNPYTPFRFCCRPEATLLTLTAARPGPGVLR from the coding sequence GTGAGCGGACGCGCGGTCGGCGGCGACCTCGCCCGCGCGGTGGCCACGACGCTCGGCCTGGGAGCCGGGGTGGCGGCCTACGCCACCTGGGTCGAGCCACGCTGGTTCGCCCTCCGGGAGCAGACCGTGCCGTGCCTGCCGGTCGGGTCGCGCGACCTGCGCGTGCTGCACCTGTCGGACCTGCACCTCGTGCCCCGGCAGACCCGCAAGCGTGACTGGGTGCGCGGCCTGGCCGACCTCCAGCCCGACCTCGTCATCCACACCGGTGACCACCTGGCGGCCATGGACGCCGTGCCCGCGGCGCTCGAGACCTACGGCGCGCTCCTGGACCGCCCGGGAGCCTTCGTGCTCGGCTCCAACGACTACTACCCGCCCACGCGCAAGAACCCGCTGCGGTATGTCAACGACAGCCACCGCAAGGGTGCCGACCTCACCCCCCTGCGGCTCCCGACCCAGGATCTCGTCGACGGGCTCACGGCCCGCGGCTGGGCCGACCTCACCCACCGCCGGGTGCGGCTGCCGGTCGGTGGCCTCGACCTGGAGCTGGTCGGCACCGACGACGCGCACCTGGGCCTCGACGACTACGCCCGGGTGTCCGCGCCGGCGGACCCGGAGGCCGACCTGACGATCGGTGTGACCCACGCGCCCTACCGACGGGTGCTCGACCCGATGGCGGCGGACGGCGCCGGCCTGCTCATCGCGGGGCATACCCACGGCGGCCAGCTGCGGGTGCCGGGGTATGGCGCCCTGGTCACCAACTGCGACCTCGACACCTCCCGGGCGTCGGGACTGTCCCGCTGGTGGCCCGGCGCGGGCGCGACACCCTCGGACGCGGCACCCGCCGACGCAGCCTGGCTGCACGTGTCGGCCGGGCTCGGCGGCAACCCCTACACGCCGTTCCGCTTCTGCTGCCGGCCCGAGGCGACGCTGCTCACCCTCACGGCGGCCCGACCCGGCCCTGGCGTTCTTCGCTGA
- a CDS encoding GatB/YqeY domain-containing protein, with product MSEQTGLKATLQQDLTAAMRAQDRVRAGTLRMALTAVTTEEVAGKEARQLADDEVLKVIAKEAKKRREASDAYTGAGRPELAAQEEAELAVLEAYLPEQLSDAELVELARAAVAETGATDLRGMGQVMKVLQPRVGGRAEGGRVAAAVRQALAG from the coding sequence ATGAGCGAGCAGACCGGCCTCAAGGCCACCCTCCAGCAGGACCTCACCGCCGCCATGCGCGCCCAGGACAGGGTGCGCGCGGGCACGCTGCGCATGGCCCTGACCGCCGTGACCACCGAGGAGGTCGCCGGCAAGGAGGCACGCCAGCTGGCCGACGACGAGGTGCTCAAGGTCATCGCCAAGGAGGCCAAGAAGCGCCGCGAGGCCTCGGATGCCTACACCGGCGCCGGCCGCCCGGAGCTGGCCGCCCAGGAGGAGGCCGAGCTGGCGGTGCTCGAGGCCTACCTCCCGGAGCAGCTGAGCGATGCGGAGCTGGTCGAGCTGGCCCGCGCGGCCGTCGCCGAGACCGGCGCGACCGACCTGCGCGGCATGGGCCAGGTGATGAAGGTCCTGCAGCCCCGGGTCGGGGGCCGCGCCGAGGGCGGCCGGGTCGCCGCCGCCGTCAGGCAGGCCCTCGCCGGATGA
- a CDS encoding transglycosylase domain-containing protein has protein sequence MTSLLGVFLAVSILMGIIGAGLLAPVVGASGLAAREGVSMFEELPGDLEQNPLAQQSRILAADGTILATPAQQNRIIVESDEISQNMKDAQVAIEDERFFQHGGADVEALARAVVQNTTTDTTQGGSTLTQQYIKLALLQQALKEDDAEAYAQAQARSGMEGYVRKLRELKYAITLEERLTKDEILVGYLNLAFYGDNVYGVQAAARHYFNVDAADLTVAQSALLAGVVRSPSNTNPVANPELAQGRRDVVLGNMLDQDMITQEEHDEAVAVKVEDMLEIRDSQRSCLRSRNPYFCDYVEAWLLEQPALGKTRDERLENLTTNGLTVETTLDLELSAEIKDILRDATPEGNDYFLGSAASVVEPGTGKILAFNQSSEYSFDESQDKVQTTSVNWNVDNAYGGPGGMAIGSIAKAYTLVDALEKGVPVEADIRVREPQDSAMGNVWLEDPEDRPTSYPPADEVFPAGIFFRDDFEEGCTIGEDHWAVRNANDENHVPEITLRKASALSVNTAFATLASQVGTCDIADTMTEMGLHAANGQDYGLDPGNADTTLAPSLVLGADTASPLTVATSYATFASGGIYCPPVPVTKVTDANGEELPLDLPECERVIEEDVALGAVELLGGVLSIDGSGWRAILEGERPAGGKTGTNNDSTSTWFAGFTPQLSTAVFVGNVPGGARYGDDLVDITIGGEFIEGPLFGSSLAAPTWKRIMDTASEGMEIEDWDEPSAEILNGKRVTIPRVVGMPVDEAQERLEDAGLTGSVVRVSSSQPEGTVVYTTPGVGSSVQTSNPVTLHVSTGFQQAAALPQPQPQPAPRQPQPQPQPQPQPQPQPQPQPTQEPEPEPEPEPTQEPEPEPEPTQEPEPEPAPTPGPPEEPPGTDPPGQDD, from the coding sequence GTGACCTCGCTCCTGGGGGTCTTCCTGGCCGTCTCGATCCTCATGGGGATCATCGGCGCCGGACTCCTCGCCCCCGTGGTGGGCGCCAGCGGGCTCGCCGCCCGCGAGGGGGTCAGCATGTTCGAGGAGCTCCCCGGCGACCTGGAGCAGAACCCGCTCGCCCAGCAGTCCCGCATCCTCGCCGCGGACGGCACGATCCTCGCGACGCCGGCCCAGCAGAACCGCATCATCGTCGAGAGCGACGAGATCAGCCAGAACATGAAGGACGCGCAGGTCGCGATCGAGGACGAGCGCTTCTTCCAGCACGGTGGCGCCGATGTCGAGGCGCTGGCCCGGGCGGTGGTCCAGAACACCACGACGGACACCACCCAGGGCGGGTCGACCCTGACCCAGCAGTACATCAAGCTGGCCCTGCTGCAGCAGGCGCTCAAGGAGGATGACGCCGAGGCCTACGCGCAGGCGCAGGCCCGGTCGGGGATGGAGGGCTACGTCCGCAAGCTGCGCGAGCTGAAGTATGCGATCACCCTCGAGGAGCGGCTCACCAAGGACGAGATCCTCGTCGGCTACCTCAACCTCGCCTTCTACGGCGACAATGTCTACGGCGTCCAGGCGGCGGCCCGGCACTACTTCAACGTCGACGCCGCGGACCTCACGGTCGCACAGTCCGCGCTGCTGGCGGGGGTCGTGCGCTCGCCCAGCAACACCAACCCGGTGGCCAACCCCGAGCTGGCTCAGGGGCGGCGCGACGTCGTGCTGGGCAACATGCTTGACCAGGACATGATCACGCAGGAGGAGCACGACGAGGCCGTCGCCGTGAAGGTCGAGGACATGCTCGAGATCAGGGACAGCCAGCGCTCCTGCCTGCGCTCGCGCAACCCCTACTTCTGCGACTACGTGGAGGCCTGGCTGCTCGAGCAGCCCGCGCTCGGCAAGACCCGTGACGAGCGGCTGGAGAACCTCACCACCAACGGCCTCACGGTCGAGACCACGCTGGACCTCGAGCTGTCCGCCGAGATCAAGGACATCCTGCGCGACGCCACCCCGGAGGGCAACGACTACTTCCTCGGGTCGGCCGCCAGCGTGGTGGAGCCGGGCACCGGCAAGATCCTGGCCTTCAACCAGTCCAGCGAGTACTCCTTCGACGAGAGCCAGGACAAAGTCCAGACCACCTCGGTCAACTGGAATGTCGACAACGCCTACGGCGGTCCGGGAGGTATGGCGATCGGTTCGATCGCCAAGGCCTACACCCTGGTCGACGCACTGGAGAAGGGCGTGCCGGTCGAGGCCGACATCCGGGTGCGCGAGCCGCAGGACAGCGCCATGGGCAACGTCTGGCTCGAGGACCCCGAGGACCGGCCCACGTCATACCCCCCGGCCGACGAGGTCTTCCCGGCCGGCATCTTCTTCCGGGACGACTTCGAGGAGGGCTGCACCATCGGTGAGGACCACTGGGCGGTCCGCAACGCCAACGACGAGAACCACGTGCCCGAGATCACGCTGCGTAAGGCCTCGGCCCTGTCGGTCAACACCGCCTTCGCCACGCTGGCCTCGCAGGTCGGGACGTGCGACATCGCGGACACCATGACCGAGATGGGCCTGCACGCGGCCAACGGCCAGGACTACGGGCTCGACCCGGGCAACGCCGACACGACGCTGGCTCCCTCACTGGTGCTCGGCGCCGACACGGCGAGCCCGCTGACCGTGGCCACGTCCTACGCCACCTTCGCCTCCGGCGGGATCTACTGCCCGCCGGTGCCGGTGACCAAGGTGACCGACGCCAACGGTGAGGAGCTGCCGCTGGATCTCCCGGAGTGTGAGCGGGTCATCGAGGAGGACGTCGCCCTCGGCGCCGTCGAGCTCCTCGGGGGCGTCCTGAGCATCGATGGCTCGGGGTGGCGCGCGATCCTCGAGGGCGAGCGCCCCGCGGGCGGCAAGACCGGCACCAACAACGACTCGACGAGCACGTGGTTCGCCGGCTTCACCCCGCAGCTGTCGACCGCGGTCTTCGTCGGCAACGTCCCGGGCGGCGCCCGCTACGGCGACGACCTGGTCGACATCACCATCGGCGGCGAGTTCATCGAGGGTCCGCTCTTCGGTTCCTCGCTCGCGGCCCCGACGTGGAAGCGGATCATGGATACCGCCTCCGAGGGGATGGAGATCGAGGACTGGGACGAGCCCTCCGCGGAGATCCTCAACGGCAAGCGGGTGACGATCCCCCGCGTCGTCGGTATGCCGGTGGACGAGGCGCAGGAGCGGCTCGAGGACGCCGGCCTGACCGGCAGCGTCGTCCGGGTCTCCTCGAGCCAGCCCGAGGGCACCGTCGTCTACACCACCCCGGGTGTGGGCTCGTCGGTGCAGACCTCCAACCCGGTGACGCTGCACGTCTCCACCGGCTTCCAGCAGGCCGCGGCCCTCCCCCAGCCGCAACCGCAGCCGGCCCCCCGGCAGCCTCAACCCCAGCCACAGCCGCAGCCACAGCCGCAGCCGCAACCCCAGCCGCAGCCCACACAGGAGCCGGAACCCGAGCCCGAGCCCGAGCCGACGCAGGAGCCCGAGCCTGAGCCGGAGCCGACGCAGGAGCCCGAGCCCGAGCCGGCACCCACCCCGGGACCGCCCGAGGAGCCGCCGGGAACCGACCCTCCCGGTCAGGACGACTGA
- a CDS encoding DUF4177 domain-containing protein, whose translation MTVQQWEYATVPLMIHATKQILDQWGEDGWELVQVVPGPGDGSNLVAYLKRPKNA comes from the coding sequence ATGACTGTGCAGCAGTGGGAGTACGCGACCGTTCCGCTCATGATCCACGCCACCAAGCAGATCCTCGACCAGTGGGGCGAGGACGGCTGGGAGCTCGTGCAGGTCGTGCCCGGCCCTGGCGACGGCAGCAACCTCGTCGCCTACCTCAAGCGCCCCAAGAACGCCTGA
- a CDS encoding RidA family protein translates to MTSDTSGAGVVEQRLAELGHRVPPVAAPVAAYVPAVQHGDLVFTSGQVPFVDGRLEQTGKVGEGEGLVSPEDAARLAGVCALNAIAAVKSVVGDLDRVVRVVKVVGYVASDPGFTGQPGVLDGASQLLGHAFGDAGVHARSAVGMAVLPLDVPVEVEIVVAVRE, encoded by the coding sequence ATGACGTCCGACACCTCCGGTGCGGGAGTCGTCGAGCAGCGGCTGGCCGAGCTCGGTCACCGGGTGCCACCCGTCGCCGCCCCCGTGGCGGCCTACGTCCCGGCCGTGCAGCACGGCGACCTCGTCTTCACCTCCGGGCAGGTGCCCTTCGTCGACGGCCGCCTCGAGCAGACCGGCAAGGTCGGTGAGGGCGAGGGCCTGGTGTCGCCCGAGGACGCGGCCCGCCTCGCCGGGGTGTGCGCGCTCAACGCCATCGCCGCCGTGAAGTCTGTCGTCGGTGACCTGGACCGCGTCGTGCGCGTCGTCAAGGTCGTCGGCTACGTCGCGAGCGACCCCGGCTTCACCGGCCAGCCGGGTGTGCTCGACGGGGCCTCGCAGCTGCTCGGCCACGCCTTCGGCGACGCCGGGGTACACGCCCGTTCCGCGGTCGGTATGGCGGTTCTCCCGCTCGACGTCCCCGTCGAGGTGGAGATCGTCGTCGCCGTCCGCGAGTGA
- a CDS encoding NUDIX hydrolase, whose translation MTGRTGTGAAAYRDFAVPEVIAEQSRRWLALPEEQREVAAPRASATVMLLRERAPGGGLEVFVLRRAAGMAFAAGMIAFPGGGVDPRDADEDVPWAGPGAQEWAARLGTDESAARQVVTAAAREVFEECGVLLAGPSPAAVVTDVRDEGWRRERAGLLDRTHNFAQVLACHDLVLRTDLLALRGHWTTPECEPRRYDTRFFAARMPDGQLADDESTEAEVASWRAPAEILTGYAEGRDVLLPPTRVMLEELAEVTDLDAWLREPVPVVPVLPAPVEVDGTVRMRIRR comes from the coding sequence ATGACCGGGCGCACGGGCACCGGAGCAGCGGCATACCGTGACTTCGCGGTGCCCGAGGTCATCGCCGAGCAGTCCCGTCGATGGCTGGCGCTGCCCGAGGAGCAGCGTGAGGTGGCCGCGCCGAGGGCGTCGGCGACCGTCATGCTCCTGCGGGAACGCGCACCGGGAGGGGGCCTCGAGGTCTTCGTGCTGCGCCGCGCCGCCGGCATGGCCTTCGCGGCCGGCATGATCGCCTTCCCCGGCGGCGGGGTCGACCCCCGTGATGCGGACGAGGACGTGCCCTGGGCGGGGCCGGGCGCCCAGGAGTGGGCCGCGCGACTGGGGACCGACGAGAGCGCCGCCCGACAGGTGGTGACCGCCGCCGCCCGCGAGGTCTTCGAGGAGTGCGGGGTGCTGCTGGCCGGACCCTCGCCGGCCGCGGTCGTCACCGATGTCCGCGACGAGGGGTGGCGCCGCGAGCGTGCCGGCCTCCTGGACCGCACCCACAACTTCGCGCAGGTGCTGGCCTGCCACGACCTCGTGCTGCGGACCGACCTGCTGGCGCTGCGAGGTCACTGGACGACGCCGGAGTGCGAGCCGCGACGCTACGACACGAGGTTCTTCGCCGCGCGCATGCCGGACGGACAGCTGGCCGACGACGAGAGCACCGAGGCGGAGGTGGCCTCCTGGCGTGCGCCGGCGGAGATCCTGACCGGGTACGCGGAGGGGCGCGACGTGCTGCTGCCGCCGACGCGGGTGATGCTCGAGGAGCTGGCGGAGGTCACCGATCTCGACGCCTGGCTCCGGGAGCCGGTGCCGGTGGTGCCGGTCCTGCCCGCACCGGTGGAGGTCGACGGCACCGTGCGGATGCGCATACGGCGGTAG